The following proteins come from a genomic window of Irregularibacter muris:
- a CDS encoding Na+/H+ antiporter NhaC family protein codes for MEGFELGSWALISQAPSLIALLPLLAYLIMVFRNKSNLAGLIVGTVIGAIIMGQGIPSLANLFVTSLGSFLAKIGIIIMFGSGLGYLMNETKVTHTMVYYIVKKIGVDSENKGIMATIVTSIIICGLLGTLAGGNAIIAPVIIPVVAAVGLSPSSTASLLRVAG; via the coding sequence ATGGAAGGATTTGAATTAGGTAGTTGGGCATTGATCTCACAAGCACCTTCGTTGATTGCCCTATTACCCCTATTGGCTTATCTGATTATGGTATTTCGCAACAAATCTAATCTAGCTGGTCTGATTGTAGGTACCGTCATAGGAGCTATTATAATGGGGCAGGGAATTCCTAGTCTAGCGAATTTGTTTGTTACTTCTTTAGGGTCTTTTTTAGCTAAGATCGGTATTATTATTATGTTTGGTAGTGGACTAGGCTATTTAATGAATGAAACAAAGGTTACCCACACCATGGTGTATTATATTGTGAAGAAGATTGGCGTAGATAGTGAAAATAAAGGAATTATGGCTACTATTGTTACTTCCATAATTATCTGTGGTTTATTGGGAACATTAGCTGGAGGAAATGCCATTATTGCCCCAGTGATTATTCCCGTTGTAGCCGCAGTAGGACTTTCCCCTAGTAGTACCGCATCTTTACTTAGGGTTGCTGGATAA
- a CDS encoding N-acyl-D-amino-acid deacylase family protein — translation MFDYILKNGLVVDGTRQKPYMASVCIQDGKVAEITTDPDVLGKEVINVEGKIISPGFIDLHTHSDACPLHSAEPQSMIHQGVTTEITGNCGISLFPSDHSKREEILDYFAQAVEVLPEEEFRDISNMDEYVAAFEKNKFPINIGMLVGHGTLRAWVMGFEDREPTREELGKMKRGLEKELKSGCYGMSLGLIYPPGSYGKTEELVELSKVLKENNGILTVHMRNESKYVFEAVGEMIEVAEKSGVHLHISHLKLMGTPQWHKSQQLLDAIEDARQRGCRITCDQYPYHATSTGLSALVPGWAQDGGNAKMIDRLKTKDARLLADIAAEMKVRGGPEAVAISSTHRYLPEIEDKNIEEISKEYKLSPEETVAEILIQCEGHTAAIYYSLNVDDVLTIMKDLNIAVGSDGYNLSYDINYNPHPRSFGTFPRFLKMVRENNLMPLEDAIYKITGLPGKILNLSNRGTLKVGNIADITVFGEKEVEDTATFDNPRAKPLGIYHVFVGGVPGILNGEQTSSKNGLILQKQNHIEQ, via the coding sequence ATGTTTGATTATATTTTAAAAAATGGTCTAGTAGTAGATGGCACGAGACAAAAACCTTATATGGCTTCTGTTTGTATTCAAGATGGAAAAGTTGCCGAAATTACAACTGACCCTGATGTTTTAGGTAAAGAGGTAATCAATGTAGAAGGAAAAATTATTTCTCCTGGATTTATTGACCTTCACACCCATTCAGATGCTTGTCCACTACACTCTGCTGAACCTCAAAGTATGATTCATCAAGGAGTGACAACAGAGATTACTGGCAACTGTGGTATTTCCCTATTTCCTTCAGACCATTCTAAAAGAGAGGAAATTTTGGATTATTTTGCTCAAGCGGTAGAAGTGCTTCCAGAGGAGGAATTTAGGGATATTAGCAATATGGATGAATATGTCGCAGCATTTGAAAAAAATAAATTTCCCATAAATATTGGAATGTTGGTTGGCCATGGCACTTTAAGGGCTTGGGTAATGGGCTTTGAAGATAGAGAACCTACACGAGAAGAATTGGGAAAAATGAAAAGAGGATTAGAAAAGGAATTGAAAAGCGGTTGTTATGGAATGTCCCTTGGGCTTATTTACCCTCCTGGAAGCTATGGGAAGACTGAGGAGTTAGTAGAGCTTTCTAAAGTACTTAAGGAAAACAATGGTATTTTAACTGTACACATGCGAAATGAAAGCAAATACGTATTTGAGGCTGTAGGGGAGATGATTGAAGTAGCTGAAAAATCAGGAGTTCATCTTCACATATCTCATTTAAAGCTTATGGGTACACCCCAATGGCATAAGTCCCAACAACTTCTAGATGCAATTGAAGATGCCCGCCAAAGAGGATGTAGGATTACCTGTGATCAATATCCCTATCATGCAACATCTACCGGTCTTTCAGCCTTAGTTCCTGGCTGGGCACAGGATGGTGGAAATGCAAAAATGATTGACCGTCTAAAGACAAAGGATGCTAGACTTTTAGCAGACATTGCAGCTGAAATGAAAGTCCGTGGGGGTCCAGAGGCAGTAGCAATATCCTCTACCCATAGATATCTTCCTGAAATTGAGGACAAAAATATTGAGGAAATATCTAAGGAATATAAACTCTCACCGGAAGAAACTGTTGCTGAAATACTCATACAATGTGAGGGACATACAGCGGCCATTTATTATTCTTTAAATGTAGATGATGTTCTTACAATCATGAAGGATCTGAATATTGCTGTAGGAAGTGATGGCTATAATCTTAGCTATGATATAAATTATAATCCTCATCCCAGAAGTTTTGGTACCTTTCCAAGGTTTTTAAAAATGGTGAGAGAAAACAATTTAATGCCTTTAGAAGATGCCATATATAAGATTACAGGACTTCCTGGAAAAATCTTAAATTTATCCAATAGAGGAACTTTAAAAGTGGGGAATATAGCTGACATTACAGTTTTTGGTGAGAAAGAAGTGGAAGATACTGCTACCTTTGATAATCCACGAGCAAAACCCCTAGGAATTTATCATGTTTTTGTAGGAGGAGTTCCTGGAATTTTAAATGGTGAACAAACATCCTCTAAAAATGGTTTAATTCTACAAAAGCAAAACCATATCGAACAATAG